The following are encoded together in the Bacillus alveayuensis genome:
- a CDS encoding tripartite ATP-independent transporter DctP family solute receptor (product_source=TIGR00787; cath_funfam=1.10.287.1080; cleavage_site_network=SignalP-noTM; cog=COG1638; pfam=PF03480; smart=SM01115; superfamily=53850; tigrfam=TIGR00787), which translates to MKKFKWFTVVCALMLLLTACGSNSSKDSADSGETIKWKLGHLADENHIWHKTALKFADLVKEKTDGKLEITVYPNNALGGETDTINSIKAGTVDMVISGETLQNWAPKAALMAAPYAFRDLDHVKKVVEGEIGKEIEAEIKEKAGLTPLYYHTRAPRNLTSNRPITKPEDLDGFRMRVPNVPLFLSVWEAAGAKPQVMDFNEVFTGLQQNVIEGQENPVDLIYSAAFYEVQKYVNKTEHVYSWIYVLVGNKQFESLSDEMKDAVLSAAKEAQAYGEELFETEVAEYEKKLKEEGMEFVEVDQDAFREAMKPAIQKNLTPEQYELYEKILEVQ; encoded by the coding sequence ATGAAAAAATTTAAATGGTTTACAGTTGTTTGTGCATTGATGTTGTTATTAACGGCATGTGGCTCAAATAGTTCAAAGGATTCAGCAGATAGTGGGGAAACAATTAAATGGAAACTTGGACATTTAGCTGATGAAAATCATATTTGGCATAAAACTGCATTGAAATTTGCCGATTTAGTAAAAGAAAAAACAGACGGAAAACTTGAAATTACGGTTTATCCAAATAATGCGCTTGGTGGAGAAACAGATACGATTAATAGTATTAAAGCAGGTACTGTAGACATGGTCATTTCTGGTGAAACGCTGCAAAACTGGGCTCCTAAAGCGGCATTGATGGCAGCTCCATATGCATTTAGAGATTTAGATCATGTGAAAAAAGTAGTTGAGGGCGAGATTGGTAAAGAAATTGAAGCGGAAATCAAAGAAAAAGCAGGTTTAACACCTCTTTATTATCATACTCGTGCACCACGTAATTTAACTTCTAACCGTCCGATTACTAAACCAGAAGATTTAGACGGATTTAGAATGCGCGTACCTAACGTACCGTTATTCTTAAGTGTTTGGGAGGCAGCTGGAGCGAAGCCGCAAGTGATGGATTTCAATGAAGTGTTTACTGGGCTGCAGCAAAATGTTATTGAAGGGCAAGAAAATCCAGTTGACTTAATTTATAGTGCTGCATTTTATGAAGTTCAAAAATATGTCAATAAAACGGAACATGTTTATTCTTGGATTTACGTTTTAGTTGGAAATAAGCAATTTGAATCTTTATCTGATGAAATGAAGGATGCGGTACTCTCTGCTGCTAAAGAAGCACAAGCATATGGAGAAGAGTTATTTGAAACAGAAGTTGCTGAATATGAAAAGAAATTGAAAGAAGAAGGCATGGAATTTGTAGAGGTTGACCAAGATGCATTCCGTGAAGCAATGAAGCCTGCGATTCAGAAAAACTTAACTCCAGAACAGTACGAATTATATGAAAAAATCTTAGAAGTTCAATAA